In one window of Carassius auratus strain Wakin chromosome 28, ASM336829v1, whole genome shotgun sequence DNA:
- the LOC113047065 gene encoding uncharacterized protein LOC113047065 isoform X1 encodes MIKPKFGEGVDVINPHEALGVDRAQLIAAQKADPSITSCFDAALACKKVPEARIAYYCDNGVLMRKWKPEDSDSDYHEVHQIVLPAAYRPQVLKLAHENVLAGHLGVNKTFHRITKYFFWPKCKSSIAEFCRTCEICQRSGKPNQKVPVAPLHPVPVMAELFERLILDCVGPLPKTKSGYQYVLTIMCTATRFPEAVPLRTIKSPAVIKALVKFCTIFGLPKEIQTDQGSNFTSKKFKQMLVEMGVSHRMSTAYHPESQGALERYHQTLKAMIRAYCVETGREWDEGLPFLLFATRESVQESTGFSPADLVFGHTVRGPMKMLSEQLLSENHSPVSVSEYVSSFKERLHCAWGIAKRHLSVTQVKMKSRYDKKSVNRKFKPGDLVLVLLPIPDSVFAAKFSGPYTIERKLSDTDYVIATPDRKRRKRVCHINMLKRYLKRDEGTYDATPSVTPVAAVSTASYCLAEDGLVDKVPVSSCGKLKNSVILKNLPNTLPYLTVYQRKELLQLISRYPSLFADVPGRTSVLTHDIDVGDSLPVKQHAYRVNPNKRAIMKEEVEYMIRHDIAMPSQSPWSSPCLLVPKPDSSFRFCTDYRKVNKITKADSFPLPRMEDCVDRVGSANFVSKLDLLKGYWQVPLTPRASEISAFVTPDHFMQYNVLAFGMRNAPATFQRLMQRVLAGVTHCEVYIDDVVVYSSTWEEHVKTLESVFNKLAIASLTLNAAKCEFGKAVVTYLGKQVGQGCVRPVVAKVEAILQFPTPSNKRELRRFLGMAGYYRGFCRNFSAVVSPLTDLLSSSRKFIWDCECSLAFSAVKDLLCNAPVLLAPNFEKSFKLQVDASATGAGAVLLQEDEHGIDHPVSYFSKKFGSYQKQYSTIEKEALALLLALQHFDVYIGGSSIPLLVYTDHNPLTFLAQMSNSNQRLMRWALFVQEYNLDIRHMKGSENVIADALSRTGGTEI; translated from the coding sequence ATGATAAAGCCTAAGTTTGGGGAAGGTGTTGATGTAATTAACCCACATGAAGCTCTTGGTGTTGACCGAGCTCAGCTAATTGCTGCACAGAAGGCAGATCCATCTATTACTTCATGTTTTGATGCTGCCCTTGCCTGTAAGAAAGTGCCCGAAGCTAGAATTGCCTACTACTGTGATAACGGGGTGTTAATGAGGAAGTGGAAGCCAGAGGATAGTGATTCTGATTACCATGAAGTTCATCAAATCGTCCTTCCTGCTGCTTATCGTCCACAGGTGCTGAAGCTTGCCCACGAAAATGTACTTGCAGGGCATTTAGGTGTCAATAAAACCTTTCACCGTATAACCAAGTACTTCTTTTGGCCAAAGTGCAAGTCCTCAATAGCGGAGTTTTGCAGAACTTGTGAGATATGTCAGAGGTCTGGCAAACCAAATCAGAAGGTCCCCGTTGCTCCTCTGCACCCAGTGCCAGTGATGGCTGAACTGTTTGAACGGTTGATACTAGATTGTGTTGGTCCACTGCCAAAAACCAAAAGTGGTTACCAATATGTGTTAACCATCATGTGCACCGCAACCAGGTTCCCTGAAGCAGTTCCCTTGCGCACAATTAAATCCCCTGCTGTGATTAAGGCTCTTGTGAAGTTTTGTACTATATTTGGGTTACCCAAAGAGATCCAAACAGATCAAGGATCAAACTTTACCTCAAAGAAATTCAAGCAGATGTTAGTTGAAATGGGAGTGTCGCACCGCATGTCAACTGCATATCATCCTGAGTCACAGGGGGCCCTGGAGCGATATCATCAGACCTTAAAAGCCATGATTCGAGCATATTGTGTTGAAACTGGAAGAGAGTGGGATGAGGGGCTTCCTTTCCTTCTGTTTGCCACTCGTGAGTCTGTACAAGAGTCAACTGGGTTTAGTCCTGCCGACCTTGTGTTTGGCCATACGGTTCGTGGCCCGATGAAAATGCTGAGTGAACAGCTGCTTTCTGAGAATCATTCGCCTGTGTCCGTGTCAGAATATGTCAGTTCTTTCAAAGAGCGCCTGCATTGTGCCTGGGGCATTGCAAAAAGGCATTTAAGTGTTACCCAAGTAAAAATGAAGTCCCGCTATGACAAGAAAAGTGTTAACCGTAAGTTCAAACCTGGTGATCTTGTCCTGGTCCTTTTACCCATTCCAGATTCTGTGTTTGCAGCAAAGTTTTCAGGCCCATATACTATTGAACGAAAATTGAGTGACACTGATTATGTGATTGCCACCCCAGACCGGAAAAGACGTAAACGCGTCTGTCACATAAATATGTTGAAAAGATATCTGAAACGTGATGAGGGAACCTACGACGCTACTCCAAGTGTTACCCCTGTAGCTGCGGTCTCAACTGCCAGTTATTGTCTTGCCGAAGATGGCTTGGTAGATAAAGTTCCTGTCAGCTCATGTGGAAAACTTAAAAATTCAGTGATTCTGAAAAATTTGCCTAATACTCTTCCCTATCTTACAGTCTACCAACGTAAAGAACTTCTTCAGCTAATATCCAGATACCCTTCACTGTTTGCTGATGTACCAGGCAGAACTTCAGTGCTGACCCATGATATTGATGTGGGTGATTCCTTGCCAGTAAAACAGCATGCCTACAGAGTGAACCCAAATAAACGTGCAATAATGAAGGAGGAGGTGGAGTACATGATACGTCATGATATTGCCATGCCCAGTCAGAGCCCCTGGAGTTCCCCCTGTTTACTGGTACCAAAGCCAGACTCATCTTTTCGATTCTGCACAGACTATCGCAAGGTGAACAAAATCACCAAGGCGGACTCATTCCCGTTGCCTCGAATGGAGGATTGTGTAGACCGGGTGGGCTCCGCTAACTTTGTATCAAAATTAGACCTCCTTAAGGGCTACTGGCAAGTCCCCCTAACTCCCCGTGCTTCTGAAATTTCCGCATTTGTGACACCAGATCATTTCATGCAGTACAATGTTTTGGCGTTTGGGATGCGAAATGCCCCCGCTACCTTTCAACGCCTGATGCAGAGGGTCCTGGCAGGTGTCACGCATTGTGAGGTCTATATCGACGATGTTGTTGTTTATTCAAGCACATGGGAAGAgcatgttaaaacacttgaaagtGTATTCAATAAGTTGGCAATAGCGTCACTAACTTTAAATGCTGCCAAGTGTGAATTTGGAAAAGCAGTGGTCACTTATCTGGGAAAACAAGTGGGTCAGGGATGTGTGAGACCTGTGGTTGCCAAAGTGGAGGCTATCTTACAGTTCCCTACCCCCAGCAATAAGCGTGAGTTGCGTCGATTTCTCGGAATGGCTGGGTACTATCGAGGGTTTTGCAGAAACTTCTCTGCAGTAGTTTCTCCACTCACTGATCTCTTGAGTAGTAGCCGAAAGTTCATCTGGGATTGTGAATGTTCGCTAGCTTTTAGTGCAGTGAAAGACCTGTTGTGTAACGCACCTGTACTTCTAGCCCCCAACTTTGAAAAGTCATTCAAATTGCAAGTGGATGCCAGTGCCACAGGGGCAGGTGCAGTGTTATTACAGGAAGATGAACATGGTATTGATCATCCGGTGTCCTATTTCTCAAAGAAGTTTGGGTCCTATCAGAAGCAATATAGCACCATCGAGAAAGAAGCTCTTGCTCTTTTACTGGCACTTCAGCACTTTGATGTTTACATAGGAGGTAGTTCAATCCCTCTTCTTGTGTACACCGATCACAACCCCTTAACTTTCCTAGCCCAGATGTCTAACTCGAATCAACGCTTGATGCGGTGGGCGTTATTTGTTCAGGAGTATAATCTCGACATTCGTCATATGAAGGGCTCTGAAAATGTGATTGCCGATGCGCTGTCCAGGACCGGTGGGACTGAAATTTAA
- the LOC113047065 gene encoding zinc finger protein 501-like isoform X2: MNAGVFSSPEDHTKIMNEAEAESCRIKEEVKEEKIDLMEAINEIEEVIEVGKKHHDIETDETSWQKRPEICFICPQCKEIFTSKESLNLHIKCESGMKPYACDLCEKTFSQKANLARHKKIHTGEKPYSCDQCGKKFRSKGNLNEHMKIHTGEMPFTCDQCGKKFRHKGSLNAHMRIHAGESETTEDKPHTCSQCGKRFRHKHHLDRHMKIHTGEMPYMCDHCGRKFRHKESLNIHMRIHAGESETTEEKPHACSQCGKRFTQKHLVDQHMRIHAGEGEDKPHTCSQCGKRFRQKHRLNQHMRIHTGEKPHSCDHCGQSFTRKQLLNDHIKIHTGQNLHTCEQCGKSYRKLSVFKVHLLHHSRDRIYNCDQCSKRFFRPDNLREHMKTHSEERPYVCYLCAKSFRHLNCLKTHQKRHSGVKDHTCSECGKTYFNLYALKRHQIVHIREKPYQCSHCDKRFSILGYLKRHESVHTS, translated from the coding sequence ACCTGATGGAAGCGATCAATGAGATAGAAGAAGTGATTGAAGTGGGGAAGAAACATCATGACATCGAAACTGATGAAACCTCGTGGCAAAAGAGACCCGAAATATGTTTCATTTGCCCTCAGTGTAAAGAGATTTTCACATCCAAAGAAAGTCTTAATCTTCACATAAAATGTGAAAGTGGAATGAAGCCGTACGCATGTGATCTCTGCGAGAAGACTTTCAGTCAAAAAGCAAACCTTGCCAGACACAagaaaatccacactggagagaagccatactcatgtgatcagtgtgggaagaagTTCAGAAGTAAAGGAAacctaaatgaacacatgaaaatccacaccggagagatgccgttcacatgtgatcagtgcgggaagaagTTCAGACATAAAGGAAGCCTCAATGCACACATGAGAATCCACGCTGGAGAGAGTGAAACCACTGAAGATAAACCACACACATGCAGTCAATGTGGAAAGAGATTCAGACACAAACACCACCTCGATCgacacatgaaaatccacaccGGAGAGATGCCGTACATGTGTGATCACTGCGGGAGGAAGTTCAGACATAAAGAAAGCCTCAATATACACATGAGAATCCACGCTGGAGAGAGTGAAACCACTGAAGAAAAACCGCACGCATGCAGTCAATGTGGAAAGAGATTCACACAAAAACACCTCGTCGATCAACACATGAGAATCCACGCTGGAGAGGGTGAAGATAAACCGCACACATGCagtcagtgtggaaagagattcaGACAAAAACACCGCCTCAATCAACACAtgagaatccacactggagagaaaccgcaCTCGTGTGATCACTGCGGGCAGAGTTTTACACGAAAACAGCTACTAAATGATCACATAAAGATCCACACGGGACAAAACCTGCACACCTGTGAACAGTGCGGGAAGAGTTACAGGAAGTTAAGTGTTTTCAAAGTACATCTGCTCCATCATTCTAGAGACCGGATCTAtaactgtgaccagtgcagtaaaaggtTTTTTAGGCCAGATAACCTGAGGGAGCACATGAAAACACATTCAGAGGAGAGGCCTTACGTGTGTTATTTGTGTGCAAAGAGCTTTAGACATCTGAATTGTTTAAAAACACACCAGAAAAGACACAGCGGTGTGAAGGATCATACTTGCTCTGAGTGCGGAAAGACTTATTTTAACCTTTATGCACTGAAACGGCACCAGATCGTTCACATCAGAGAAAAACCTTaccagtgttcacactgtgacaagagattcagtattTTAGGATACCTGAAAAGACACGAGAGTGTTCACACTAGCTAG